The following coding sequences lie in one Deltaproteobacteria bacterium genomic window:
- a CDS encoding trypsin-like peptidase domain-containing protein — MNLVMKRALDWKTCVSFSVAASMLLMTACRGGSEQQRGTGVKAVIGASELHAEQDTNLAQVIGRLSFTEGSCTAFVTGAREITTAAHCVDGTSAADLGALQFKTAAGVAASVNEVVRIDPVHDVAVLRVDTNFNHQMPSQMSGTDSQRETVKVVGFSGDREELLASAPCAWEPSEEAGAMITHLCDTEPGMSGAPLVSADGRVLGVHIGHLGSTQQNVAADATRFTVEEPQMSLADQDTSNTKVDQEWGPRIRLPEIKLELPPELRPVKLEPRHLACIYALNAGLTDSSFCGTCLAAAGVATAGAAAAACSVPCGMAVADLAAVIISCQ, encoded by the coding sequence ATGAATCTAGTTATGAAACGAGCTTTGGATTGGAAAACATGTGTGTCGTTTAGCGTCGCTGCGAGCATGTTGTTGATGACGGCGTGTCGCGGTGGCAGCGAGCAACAGCGAGGCACCGGTGTGAAGGCAGTGATCGGCGCGTCAGAGTTGCATGCTGAGCAGGACACAAACCTCGCTCAAGTTATTGGGCGCCTTTCGTTTACCGAAGGCTCGTGTACGGCCTTTGTGACGGGGGCGCGTGAGATCACCACGGCAGCTCACTGCGTCGATGGCACGTCTGCAGCTGATCTGGGGGCGCTGCAATTCAAGACTGCCGCAGGCGTGGCAGCTAGCGTGAACGAGGTGGTCAGGATCGACCCTGTCCACGATGTGGCGGTGCTCCGGGTGGATACTAACTTTAATCATCAGATGCCTAGCCAGATGTCTGGCACCGACTCTCAGCGTGAGACGGTCAAAGTGGTTGGCTTCAGCGGTGACAGGGAGGAGCTGCTCGCTAGCGCTCCCTGCGCCTGGGAGCCTAGTGAGGAGGCTGGCGCCATGATCACTCACCTTTGTGATACGGAGCCCGGAATGTCGGGCGCACCGCTGGTCAGTGCTGATGGGCGCGTCTTAGGCGTCCATATCGGGCACCTCGGGAGCACGCAGCAGAATGTCGCTGCGGATGCGACAAGGTTCACGGTGGAGGAGCCGCAAATGTCTCTCGCAGACCAAGACACTAGCAATACCAAGGTCGATCAAGAGTGGGGACCAAGAATACGGTTACCAGAAATCAAGCTAGAGCTGCCGCCAGAGCTGCGACCCGTCAAGCTGGAGCCGCGTCACCTGGCTTGCATCTATGCGCTCAACGCTGGCCTGACGGATTCAAGCTTTTGCGGGACCTGCCTCGCAGCAGCCGGTGTGGCGACGGCTGGAGCGGCAGCTGCCGCCTGCTCCGTACCCTGCGGTATGGCCG